In Streptomyces sp. NBC_00569, a single genomic region encodes these proteins:
- a CDS encoding ROK family protein yields MTVTRGPRSSAALLETAVLSCFDTAPTQNRAEVAQRTGLSRTVVTSVLNTLVGRGTLSVVTGSPVRTPGRPAIAYQLRAFADPVGLIRFEESTSVLTVVSPEGPYSAVPIAESATQPGPWASAVHELLDKAGSQYSSPVRQVVIAAPFPVAQDGHPAIPASAVRNERLAGYFRTVEDAHTRLSATLRQPVVLVNDAQLAGLGEAVFGAATGVHSSVHLSVRHGFGCGIVIGGRLFTGPGGTAGEIAHVQISADGHECLCGGRGCLATQLTSKHTDRALATLYGRPLTPVEANELVAARDPMALEFYQDIGHKAARALAGLVTVLTPDVIVIDAELGPAHIPFTSSLADGLAEHCPPTQLQGLRLVRGRLADAQAYGAAALRLDAPGQLGTATQSRL; encoded by the coding sequence ATGACCGTGACGCGCGGACCGCGCAGCTCAGCCGCTCTCCTGGAAACTGCCGTCCTGAGTTGCTTTGACACCGCCCCGACCCAGAACCGTGCAGAGGTCGCCCAACGCACCGGCCTGTCGCGGACCGTCGTCACCTCAGTGCTCAACACCCTGGTCGGCCGGGGAACCCTCTCAGTCGTCACCGGCTCACCGGTCAGAACTCCCGGCCGCCCCGCCATCGCCTACCAACTCCGCGCATTCGCCGATCCCGTCGGCTTGATCCGGTTCGAGGAATCCACTTCCGTTCTGACGGTAGTAAGCCCAGAGGGCCCGTACTCGGCTGTCCCGATCGCGGAATCGGCCACTCAGCCCGGCCCCTGGGCCTCCGCAGTCCATGAACTTCTCGACAAGGCCGGCAGCCAATACTCCTCGCCGGTCAGACAGGTGGTCATCGCCGCACCGTTCCCCGTTGCCCAGGACGGCCATCCCGCGATCCCCGCCTCCGCCGTTCGAAACGAGCGTCTTGCCGGGTACTTCCGCACGGTGGAGGACGCTCATACGCGCCTCAGTGCAACGCTCCGTCAGCCGGTCGTCCTGGTCAACGACGCCCAGTTGGCCGGACTGGGCGAGGCCGTCTTCGGTGCCGCCACCGGCGTCCACTCCAGCGTGCACCTGAGTGTGCGTCACGGCTTCGGCTGCGGCATCGTCATCGGCGGCCGTCTCTTCACCGGCCCTGGAGGCACCGCAGGCGAGATCGCGCACGTTCAGATCAGCGCCGACGGGCACGAATGCCTCTGCGGCGGCCGCGGTTGCCTGGCGACCCAGTTGACGAGCAAGCACACGGACCGCGCCCTTGCGACTCTCTACGGACGACCGCTCACCCCGGTCGAGGCGAACGAACTCGTCGCCGCTCGCGACCCCATGGCCTTGGAGTTCTACCAGGACATCGGACACAAGGCCGCCCGCGCACTGGCCGGCCTGGTCACGGTCCTGACGCCTGATGTGATCGTCATTGACGCCGAACTCGGGCCGGCGCACATACCGTTCACGTCCTCACTCGCCGACGGTCTGGCCGAACACTGCCCACCGACTCAGCTCCAGGGCCTGCGTCTCGTACGTGGCAGGCTCGCAGACGCGCAAGCCTACGGCGCTGCAGCCCTGAGGCTGGACGCACCTGGCCAGCTCGGCACGGCGACCCAGAGCCGACTGTGA
- a CDS encoding NAD(+)/NADH kinase: MSVSRVGLVVHGGRAEAVEAGRVVRAWCDENAVRSTDIDVWHNGGPLDDRTELDAADHPDLIVTLGGDGTFLRGARLAVEDDALVLGVDLGRVGFLTDVSAEDVRSALDAVHEGRFEVDSRMLLALRASRRLEVPKDVEDWVQYGHGRLMRPPPVHPDLKGDDEWGTPLNVTALNDIVVEKLTRDRQVSVGVYICGRLLASYSADALLVATPTGSTAYSFAAGGPVVSPRADALVFTPVAPHMAFNRSIVAALDEPVALRILERSGQAAVSIDGQLRGVLDPGDWIAVYAAPRRLRAVRLASMDFYGRLRERMNLTDAPAAVADGCPPRLWSISTPPPADIAHLEMLPVPDTSLGQ, encoded by the coding sequence TTGTCGGTGAGCCGAGTCGGCCTCGTCGTTCACGGCGGGCGCGCGGAGGCCGTAGAAGCAGGTCGGGTCGTCCGTGCATGGTGCGATGAGAACGCCGTGCGGTCCACGGACATCGATGTGTGGCACAACGGCGGGCCACTTGACGACCGTACGGAGCTCGATGCCGCCGACCATCCCGATCTCATCGTCACGCTGGGCGGGGACGGCACCTTCCTGCGCGGTGCACGGCTCGCCGTGGAGGACGATGCGCTGGTTCTGGGAGTCGACCTGGGGCGTGTGGGATTTCTGACGGATGTGTCGGCCGAGGACGTGCGTTCGGCGCTGGACGCGGTACACGAGGGACGGTTCGAGGTCGACAGTCGCATGCTGCTCGCGCTGCGGGCCTCCCGTCGCCTGGAGGTTCCCAAGGACGTGGAGGACTGGGTGCAGTACGGCCATGGGCGACTGATGCGGCCGCCCCCGGTACACCCGGACCTCAAGGGCGACGACGAGTGGGGTACCCCCTTGAACGTCACCGCGCTCAACGACATCGTCGTGGAAAAGCTCACCAGAGACCGCCAAGTGTCGGTCGGCGTCTACATCTGCGGCCGACTGCTGGCCTCCTACTCCGCCGACGCGCTCCTGGTGGCCACCCCGACAGGCTCGACCGCCTACAGCTTCGCCGCCGGCGGGCCCGTCGTCTCACCTCGCGCCGACGCCCTCGTCTTCACACCGGTGGCCCCGCACATGGCGTTCAACCGGTCCATCGTCGCCGCCCTCGACGAACCCGTCGCCCTGCGCATCCTCGAACGATCCGGGCAGGCAGCCGTCAGCATCGACGGCCAGCTCCGAGGCGTGCTGGATCCAGGCGACTGGATCGCGGTGTACGCCGCCCCACGCCGCCTGCGGGCCGTACGCCTCGCATCGATGGACTTCTACGGCCGCTTGCGCGAGAGGATGAACCTCACCGACGCCCCGGCCGCCGTCGCCGACGGGTGCCCGCCCCGGCTCTGGTCCATCTCCACGCCTCCGCCCGCGGACATCGCCCATCTCGAGATGCTGCCGGTTCCGGATACCTCCCTCGGTCAGTGA
- a CDS encoding beta-glucosidase: MTFAPRYPRNRPMIVAAAASVVASTLMFGGLIPAQAATTDPQPTALEQANAALSRKAAEQGMVLLENHGQALPIASSGNIALYGVGAYRTVKGGTGSGNVNNRYTITARQGLENAGYSVTTSDAYWSAMTSAYDTKYGTPTGGIFGPTIDYASVEQPLTTDTVKPTAKTGTAVYVIARNSGEGSDRSSGKGDYLLGDTERANLELLGRTYQHVVVVINSGGIIDTSFYQQINAAEKDSSGGQALDSMLLMSQAGQESGNALVDVLNGTTAPSGKLTDTWASSYSDYPASATFANNDGNSATEEYGEGIYVGYRYFDSFYRSINKSDPASVVNYPFGYGGSYTDFSIRAQKVTASAKQVSVTAEVTNTGHRYSGKETVQVYVSAPQTGADKAYQQLAGYAKTDDLAPGASQTVTVTFNTSSLASYSESRAAWVLDAGDYLVRVGNSSRNTHVAARLNLAKPVVTEQDHNELNDQKPASELTSKPADFYTYADEQKEIAHARRINLDPRSFHTASAASDGEQDVTVDSTSPYYALDGDKISSTTVYLDRDEKDWEGTGAPYAPKTGEKVKHVRTSSGSTLYDVAKGRTSIEQFVAGLTVKQLADIVEGSSVGGTTPSAVGAAGYTTGAHEDLGIPSMTLSDGPAGLRLTQQIATTPPTYQYGTAWPIGTLLAQTWDRDLVDKVGTAVGKEMNEYGVSLWLAPGMNIHRDPLNGRNFEYYSEDPLISGLTAAATTEGVQSNPGVGVTIKHFAANNQETARNSSNAVVGERALREIELKGFEIAVKAAQPMSVMSSYNKVNGTYASGNYDLLTDVLRGEWGFKGTVMTDWGGAHGATNTMYSGNDLIEPGGKASDIVNATVKAAPTLDVHGLPAYTKTVRSTGSTSYTFQLGGLTLAAGGTTTVSSTVDGTTDLSKTPLSGTTTIDAINNQTYTAHPKFTSVDDAYQAVQDLLASSALTATQKAAVTVSDVQHSTAGDSTSPVTSYTVTLTGNYPAAGAYTMRLGDLQRSAIRILTTASKTASFQQLAQSQKVRGISVGSYTDQFKNLDPTVTSVNGRVQQPHHKR; this comes from the coding sequence ATGACCTTCGCCCCGCGCTACCCCCGGAACAGACCCATGATCGTGGCCGCCGCAGCCTCGGTCGTGGCGTCGACCCTGATGTTCGGCGGACTGATCCCCGCCCAGGCAGCGACGACCGACCCGCAGCCGACCGCCCTCGAGCAGGCCAACGCGGCCCTGTCCCGGAAGGCGGCTGAGCAGGGCATGGTCCTGCTGGAGAACCACGGCCAGGCTCTCCCCATCGCCTCTTCGGGCAACATCGCCCTGTACGGAGTCGGCGCCTACCGGACCGTCAAGGGCGGCACCGGCTCCGGCAACGTGAACAACCGGTACACGATCACCGCTCGCCAGGGGCTGGAGAACGCCGGCTACAGCGTGACCACCAGCGACGCCTACTGGTCCGCCATGACCAGCGCCTACGACACCAAGTACGGCACCCCCACCGGCGGCATCTTCGGCCCCACGATCGACTACGCCTCCGTGGAGCAGCCACTTACCACGGACACGGTGAAGCCGACCGCCAAGACCGGCACCGCCGTCTACGTCATCGCCCGCAACTCCGGTGAGGGATCGGACCGTTCCTCCGGCAAGGGCGACTACCTCCTCGGCGACACCGAACGGGCCAACCTCGAACTGCTGGGCCGCACCTACCAGCACGTGGTCGTGGTCATCAACTCCGGCGGCATCATCGACACCAGCTTCTACCAGCAGATCAACGCCGCGGAGAAGGACTCGTCCGGCGGGCAGGCCCTGGACTCGATGCTGCTGATGAGCCAGGCCGGCCAGGAGAGCGGCAACGCCCTCGTCGACGTCCTCAACGGCACCACCGCCCCCTCCGGGAAGCTCACCGACACCTGGGCATCCAGCTACTCCGACTATCCGGCCTCCGCGACCTTCGCCAACAACGACGGCAACTCCGCGACCGAGGAGTACGGCGAGGGCATCTACGTCGGATACCGCTACTTCGATTCCTTCTACCGCTCGATCAACAAGAGCGACCCCGCTTCCGTCGTCAACTACCCCTTCGGTTACGGCGGTTCCTACACCGACTTCAGCATCCGGGCGCAGAAGGTGACCGCGAGCGCCAAGCAGGTGTCGGTCACCGCCGAGGTCACCAACACCGGGCACCGTTACAGCGGCAAGGAGACCGTGCAGGTCTACGTCTCCGCCCCGCAGACCGGCGCGGACAAGGCCTACCAGCAGCTCGCCGGCTACGCGAAGACGGACGACCTGGCCCCCGGTGCCTCGCAGACCGTGACGGTCACTTTCAACACCTCCTCGCTGGCCTCCTACAGCGAATCCCGGGCCGCATGGGTCCTCGACGCCGGTGACTACCTCGTCCGCGTCGGCAACTCGTCCCGCAACACCCACGTCGCCGCCAGGCTGAACCTCGCCAAGCCCGTCGTGACCGAACAGGACCACAACGAGCTGAACGATCAGAAGCCCGCAAGCGAACTCACCAGTAAGCCCGCGGACTTCTACACCTACGCCGACGAGCAGAAGGAGATCGCCCACGCCCGGCGCATCAACCTGGACCCCCGCTCGTTCCACACCGCGAGCGCCGCCTCCGACGGCGAGCAGGACGTCACCGTCGACTCGACCTCGCCCTACTACGCCCTCGACGGGGACAAGATCTCCTCCACCACCGTCTATCTCGACCGCGACGAGAAGGACTGGGAGGGAACCGGCGCCCCCTACGCACCCAAGACCGGAGAGAAGGTCAAGCACGTCAGGACCAGCTCCGGCAGCACCCTCTACGACGTCGCCAAGGGCAGGACCTCGATCGAGCAGTTCGTCGCCGGACTCACGGTGAAGCAGCTCGCCGACATCGTGGAAGGCTCCAGCGTCGGAGGCACCACTCCTTCAGCCGTCGGAGCCGCCGGATACACCACGGGAGCCCACGAGGACCTCGGCATCCCGAGCATGACCCTGTCCGACGGACCCGCGGGACTGCGGCTCACCCAGCAGATCGCCACGACACCACCCACCTACCAGTACGGCACCGCCTGGCCCATCGGCACCCTCCTGGCCCAGACCTGGGACCGTGACCTGGTCGACAAGGTCGGCACCGCCGTCGGCAAGGAGATGAACGAATACGGGGTCTCCCTCTGGCTGGCCCCCGGCATGAACATCCACCGCGACCCCCTGAACGGCCGCAACTTCGAGTACTACTCCGAAGACCCCCTGATCTCCGGACTCACGGCCGCGGCCACCACCGAGGGCGTTCAGAGCAACCCGGGCGTGGGGGTGACCATCAAGCACTTCGCCGCGAACAACCAGGAGACCGCCCGTAACTCCAGCAACGCCGTGGTCGGCGAGCGGGCCCTGCGCGAGATCGAGCTCAAGGGCTTCGAGATCGCCGTCAAGGCCGCCCAGCCCATGTCCGTCATGAGTTCGTACAACAAGGTCAACGGCACCTACGCCTCCGGCAACTACGACCTGCTCACCGACGTGCTACGCGGCGAATGGGGCTTCAAGGGCACCGTCATGACCGACTGGGGCGGAGCGCACGGCGCCACCAACACCATGTATTCCGGCAACGACCTCATAGAGCCCGGCGGCAAGGCCTCCGACATCGTCAACGCCACGGTCAAGGCCGCACCGACCCTCGACGTCCACGGCCTGCCCGCCTACACCAAGACCGTCCGGAGCACCGGGTCCACCAGCTACACCTTCCAGCTCGGCGGACTCACGCTGGCCGCCGGCGGCACCACCACCGTCTCCTCCACCGTCGACGGCACGACGGACCTGTCGAAGACCCCGCTGTCCGGGACCACGACGATCGACGCGATCAACAACCAGACCTACACGGCTCACCCGAAGTTCACCTCGGTCGACGACGCCTACCAGGCCGTGCAGGACCTGCTCGCCTCCTCCGCGCTGACCGCGACCCAGAAGGCTGCTGTCACGGTCTCGGACGTGCAGCACAGCACGGCAGGGGACTCGACCAGCCCCGTAACCTCCTACACCGTCACCCTGACCGGTAACTACCCTGCGGCCGGCGCGTACACGATGCGACTGGGTGACCTGCAGCGCAGCGCGATCCGGATCCTCACCACGGCGTCCAAGACCGCCTCGTTCCAGCAACTGGCCCAGTCCCAGAAGGTGAGAGGCATCTCGGTGGGCTCCTACACCGACCAGTTCAAGAACCTCGACCCGACGGTCACCTCCGTCAACGGCCGAGTCCAGCAGCCCCACCACAAGCGCTGA
- a CDS encoding aldo/keto reductase yields the protein MHHIHLRDLDVPRIGLGAMGMSQAYTGAGTDEAESIRTVHRALEVGVTFIDTAEIYGPYTNEELLGRALKGRCDQVVLATKFGLVSHEGDGPGTLDSSPANIRTAVEGSLARLGTDHIDLYYQHRVDPNVPIEETAGAVGELIAEGKVRAFGLSEAGPDTIRRANAVTPVSAVQSEYSLFTRDPEARVLPALRELGIGFVPFSPLGRGFLTGTIRSTEGFDKDDFRRDNPRFTGENFQHNLRLADEVQAVAAEAGATPAQVAIAWLLAQGDDIAPIPGTKRVSRLEENAAADAIRLTPTQLDRLTNLPPAAGATHNEAQLKMLER from the coding sequence ATGCACCACATCCACCTGCGTGACCTGGACGTTCCCCGGATCGGTCTCGGGGCGATGGGCATGTCCCAGGCGTACACCGGCGCGGGGACCGACGAGGCGGAGTCCATCCGTACCGTGCACCGGGCCCTGGAGGTCGGCGTCACCTTCATCGACACCGCCGAGATCTACGGCCCGTACACCAATGAAGAACTGCTCGGACGTGCTTTGAAGGGGCGCTGCGACCAAGTGGTGCTGGCGACGAAGTTCGGCCTGGTGTCGCACGAGGGCGACGGGCCGGGAACCCTGGACTCCAGCCCGGCCAACATCCGCACCGCCGTGGAAGGATCGCTCGCCCGCCTCGGCACGGACCACATCGACCTTTACTACCAGCACCGGGTCGACCCGAACGTCCCCATCGAGGAGACGGCGGGCGCCGTGGGCGAGTTGATCGCCGAAGGCAAGGTCCGCGCATTCGGGCTGTCCGAGGCCGGGCCCGACACCATCCGCCGGGCGAATGCCGTCACGCCGGTCAGCGCCGTCCAGTCCGAGTACTCCCTCTTCACCCGTGATCCGGAGGCCCGCGTCCTTCCGGCGCTGCGCGAACTCGGCATCGGCTTCGTCCCGTTCTCGCCCCTGGGACGCGGCTTCCTCACGGGAACGATCCGCTCCACCGAGGGCTTCGACAAGGATGACTTCCGGCGGGACAACCCGCGCTTCACCGGCGAGAACTTCCAGCACAACCTGCGCCTGGCCGACGAGGTCCAAGCCGTCGCCGCCGAGGCCGGCGCCACCCCGGCCCAGGTCGCCATCGCGTGGCTGCTCGCCCAGGGCGACGACATCGCCCCCATCCCCGGTACCAAGCGCGTGAGCCGCCTCGAGGAGAACGCCGCAGCCGACGCCATTCGGCTCACCCCCACCCAGCTGGATCGACTGACGAACCTCCCGCCTGCGGCCGGCGCCACGCACAACGAAGCCCAGCTGAAGATGCTCGAGCGCTGA
- a CDS encoding MFS transporter, protein MPLALLALAVVAFGIGTTEFATMGLLPQIADGIDVSVPHAGNLVSAYALGVVVGAPVLTGIGARVPHKRLLLLLSGLFVVGNIASALAPNFGLLFAARFLAGLPHGALFGVGAVVASRLVAPERAARAVSKMFLGLTIANIVGVPASTALGQHLGWRSAYWAVAVIGIVALASLALFVPHQPRGRQSGIRHELRAMGNKQVAIGLATAVVGFGGFFAVYSYLVPMLTNVTGISDSSTTLVLALYGVGMTLGTVVAGPLTDRALRPTLYAGLALLAAALVTFYFTVHSTVPALVTIAFIGAMGSLITTPVQMLLMAKAQNAPTMAAASNHSAFNLANAGGAWLGGLAISAGWGWTSPNLVGAALALAGLGLAFTGGLMDRGTRRSEVVTSSRAEHPTEADQVTAAQ, encoded by the coding sequence ATGCCGCTGGCCCTGCTGGCCCTTGCTGTTGTCGCGTTCGGCATCGGCACGACCGAGTTCGCGACGATGGGGCTGCTGCCCCAGATCGCTGACGGCATCGACGTATCAGTGCCGCATGCCGGCAACCTCGTATCGGCCTACGCGCTCGGTGTCGTCGTCGGCGCCCCCGTGCTGACGGGCATCGGCGCGCGCGTTCCCCACAAGCGGCTGCTGCTGCTCCTGTCCGGGCTGTTCGTGGTCGGCAACATCGCGTCCGCGCTCGCTCCCAACTTCGGACTGCTCTTCGCCGCGCGCTTTCTGGCAGGTCTGCCGCACGGAGCGCTGTTCGGTGTGGGTGCCGTCGTCGCTTCCCGGCTGGTCGCCCCCGAACGTGCCGCACGTGCCGTCTCGAAGATGTTCCTCGGGCTCACCATCGCGAACATCGTCGGTGTGCCGGCGAGTACGGCCCTCGGGCAGCACCTGGGCTGGCGGTCCGCCTACTGGGCGGTCGCCGTCATCGGCATCGTCGCCCTCGCCTCGCTGGCCCTCTTCGTTCCCCACCAGCCTCGCGGCCGGCAGTCCGGCATCCGGCACGAGCTGCGGGCGATGGGCAACAAGCAGGTCGCGATCGGCCTGGCCACGGCCGTCGTCGGGTTCGGCGGGTTCTTCGCCGTCTACAGCTACCTGGTGCCCATGCTGACGAACGTGACGGGCATCTCCGACTCCTCCACCACGCTGGTCCTCGCGCTCTACGGCGTCGGCATGACGCTCGGCACCGTGGTCGCGGGCCCGCTCACCGACCGTGCCCTCAGGCCCACGCTGTACGCGGGGCTCGCTCTGCTGGCCGCGGCGCTGGTGACGTTCTACTTCACCGTCCACAGCACGGTGCCCGCGCTGGTGACGATCGCCTTCATCGGTGCGATGGGTTCTCTCATCACCACGCCCGTCCAGATGTTGCTCATGGCCAAGGCGCAGAACGCTCCGACGATGGCGGCCGCCTCCAACCACTCCGCCTTCAACCTCGCCAACGCGGGCGGTGCCTGGCTCGGTGGCCTGGCCATCTCGGCGGGCTGGGGCTGGACCTCACCCAACCTGGTCGGGGCGGCTCTCGCCCTGGCCGGTCTGGGCCTCGCCTTCACGGGAGGCCTCATGGACCGGGGCACCCGGCGCTCGGAGGTGGTCACCTCGTCGCGTGCGGAACACCCGACGGAAGCCGATCAGGTCACCGCGGCCCAATGA
- a CDS encoding ROK family transcriptional regulator: protein MDVTSDRSSPRNRTREEIFRALQGGSITRAHLVETTGLSRSTVNHAVSRLITEGRVTEDDPAVKGPGSGSGRPAGVLRCVPRQGNATAIDFGHTHVKVAVVDGSGHMVAQRRVDLNVDLYAAEAMDAAADMLRELRQDHEIDAGSTVVVGIPGPLDSASGLVRSPTILSSWVGLDPGRELIRRLDLPVHVENDAVLGAYGELRRGAGRGYTDFLYVKVSHGIGAGMVLNCEPYRGSLGFAGEIGHTPLPGYTELCRCGRRGCLEAVVSVSSIMAQVAHTHPSLRSDASLQGQPDDPTTRRILNDAGRMLGGVLSVLSNLLNPAALIIGGELGATGGPLLEGIDATVKRDAQPAIAASLDVLPAQLGENAELVGAAVLAGELAQK, encoded by the coding sequence ATGGACGTGACCTCCGATCGCTCCTCACCACGCAACAGAACCCGCGAAGAGATCTTCCGCGCCCTCCAGGGCGGCAGCATCACGCGCGCGCACCTCGTCGAGACCACGGGCCTGTCTCGCAGCACGGTGAACCATGCCGTCTCGCGGCTCATCACCGAGGGGCGTGTGACGGAGGACGATCCGGCGGTCAAGGGACCGGGCAGCGGCAGCGGCCGCCCCGCCGGCGTGCTGCGCTGCGTGCCCCGCCAGGGCAACGCCACGGCGATCGACTTCGGACACACACACGTCAAGGTCGCCGTCGTCGACGGCTCCGGCCACATGGTCGCCCAGCGACGCGTCGATCTGAATGTCGACCTGTACGCGGCAGAAGCCATGGACGCCGCCGCGGACATGTTGAGGGAACTTCGCCAGGACCACGAAATCGACGCCGGTTCCACCGTGGTTGTAGGGATTCCCGGGCCGCTGGACTCCGCATCCGGTCTGGTGCGCTCACCCACGATTCTCTCCAGCTGGGTCGGACTCGACCCCGGACGGGAACTGATCCGCCGACTCGACCTGCCGGTCCACGTCGAGAACGACGCCGTGCTGGGTGCTTACGGTGAACTGCGGCGCGGCGCGGGCAGGGGTTACACAGACTTCCTGTACGTGAAGGTCTCCCACGGCATCGGGGCGGGCATGGTGCTGAACTGCGAGCCCTACAGGGGTTCGCTCGGCTTCGCCGGGGAGATCGGTCACACACCACTGCCCGGGTACACGGAGCTGTGCCGGTGCGGCAGACGAGGCTGTCTGGAGGCTGTCGTCTCCGTCTCCTCGATCATGGCCCAGGTCGCCCACACTCATCCGAGCCTGCGGTCCGACGCCTCGCTCCAGGGGCAACCCGACGACCCCACGACCCGGCGCATCCTCAACGACGCCGGCCGCATGCTCGGAGGTGTTCTCTCCGTCCTGAGCAATCTTCTCAACCCGGCCGCACTCATCATCGGAGGCGAACTGGGAGCAACCGGTGGCCCGCTTCTGGAAGGTATCGATGCGACGGTGAAGCGCGACGCCCAGCCCGCGATCGCCGCCTCCCTGGACGTCCTGCCGGCCCAGCTCGGGGAGAACGCGGAACTGGTCGGCGCGGCGGTACTGGCCGGTGAACTGGCCCAGAAGTGA